The genomic stretch AACTTGTCGAGGCGCGTCGTTCCGAGGAAGGGCTGCTCCGGCTCAACCAGCAGGATCGTCCTGGCAAAACCGTTGTCGTCAAAGCCGCGCCGGAAGTGAACCCGCGACTTGATCGCCATCACCTCGAACGCGCCGATGTCCAGCCCCAGCGCCTTCAGTGAAAACGGCTCCATGATCTGCATCAGATATGTCGTGAGGATCAGGACGTTGTTGCGGCCGAACCGGATGCAGACCCAGAACTGGCCATAGCCTTCGACCGCGTTCATGATCGTTCCCTGGATGCGCACGGGATCGCCGGCGGATTCATCGGCGAGGCCACCTATCTCCATGTCAAAACTGTCACCGGCCTTGGCGCCCATCGCCTTGAGCGCGGCAGTGGCCTTGGCGTCGGCGATTGTCGCAATCAGCGTGTTGGAAAGATCCTGCGCCACGATCTCCCGAAGCAGCCAGGTCGCATTGCCGGAACGGTCGCTGTGATCGGCCAGAACGACCGGCGTGTTGCCGCTGGCCACGGCCTGCTTTGCCAGCGCGACGCCGCCCGGAATGGTGTGGATTTTCGTGGATGTTAGCAGCGCCTCGCGCTGCCGCCAGATCGCGTTCGAAAGATCGTGGCCGATACGTTCAGCGAGTTCAGGATTTCCGTTGGTCACGACCTGCACCGTCATGCCGACGTCGGGCACATCGGCAAACGGAAAACCGAAGAAGACATTCACATACACATCCGGCTCGCGCGCCTCCCAAACCAACGCGCGCTGCACCAGATCCATCCACGGCGAGGCACCGGTCCATTGCAGGACGGTGGGTGAGATGACGGGAACGCGGATGGTCACGTGCGCAGGCTTGTAGTCACCCCGGATCGCCCGCACCAGCGTGCGCGCCGCGCGCTCGCCCTGCAGGTATTCGTCGTAATGCGGGAAGTATTTCACCGTGAACGCCATATCGGCATGCTGCAAAAACGCTTCATCCTCGTTGCCGTGCAGGTCGAAGGTCGCGGCAATGAAGGCCTTCGGCCCGGCCGCTTCGCGAACCCGCCGCGCCAGTTCTGCCTCCGGCCTCGGCACGCCGCGCACCGCCATGGCACCATGCAGGCAGAGATAGACGCCGCCGAACGGACCGTCAGCCTTGATGCCGGCAATCATCCTGCCGACGAAGGTCTCGAAGGCCTGTTCGGTGATCCATCCCGATCCGGTGCCTGTCCTGGGCCACAGCGGCGATTCAATTCCGACCAGTTCGACGCCGTCGAACTCCCGCGCCAGCTTCACAAAGCCGCCCATATAGGAT from Bradyrhizobium sp. Ash2021 encodes the following:
- a CDS encoding M81 family metallopeptidase, translating into MNNRSIRIAVLHFSHETVTFLKNDTTLDDFIYPGSPARGEALLGSYPKSYMGGFVKLAREFDGVELVGIESPLWPRTGTGSGWITEQAFETFVGRMIAGIKADGPFGGVYLCLHGAMAVRGVPRPEAELARRVREAAGPKAFIAATFDLHGNEDEAFLQHADMAFTVKYFPHYDEYLQGERAARTLVRAIRGDYKPAHVTIRVPVISPTVLQWTGASPWMDLVQRALVWEAREPDVYVNVFFGFPFADVPDVGMTVQVVTNGNPELAERIGHDLSNAIWRQREALLTSTKIHTIPGGVALAKQAVASGNTPVVLADHSDRSGNATWLLREIVAQDLSNTLIATIADAKATAALKAMGAKAGDSFDMEIGGLADESAGDPVRIQGTIMNAVEGYGQFWVCIRFGRNNVLILTTYLMQIMEPFSLKALGLDIGAFEVMAIKSRVHFRRGFDDNGFARTILLVEPEQPFLGTTRLDKLPYEHVDLAQYYPYGDPAFHA